Proteins from a genomic interval of Paenibacillus sp. FSL H8-0048:
- a CDS encoding HD family phosphohydrolase, producing the protein MASKQPSKLSGFVYSSSGWKYSAVTRYALFLLLAVVFYLSLSSDLLPKRYDIKEGTRSAKEITAPKQILDTNAKLKAQETAAENVTNRYAIIPIRAENLVTLLLDRIGGLNQDDTISQSEKTEIYREEIPRRANDFILNFVAASQKAGTYSEHLLNEMQSVIKDQAYVIPEETYIKIPRLTQQDIIEMKPVARDIVTKLMNDQITDAQSARAKVAEQVSVSSLGQRTAREVVQELVRLVITANKFYDEDATKEAKVQARQNTPDVFIEQGDVLVAKNQEITPELYKLLDENGLLSKEINYWPQLGLLLLSALLSFGLMTFIRYNGGASGFKYNNSQLLMLVLVFIITIVMMKLTAFLQTDVRTYIGYLAPVALGAMLISMLLDMTLAYFCSILFSILASILLNVQQNTIFDFTFGFFALIVSYVAIFSTHRAGQRSTLLKGGIMVSLLGCLTVAILTMLSGGVWNETNTLYALGFSFAGGLLTAVLVIGLMPFFEVTFGILSALKLVELSNPNHPLLRKLLTETPGTYHHSVMVGNLSEAAAEAIGADGLLCRVGSYYHDIGKTKRPFYFIENQNNMENPHDSIEPKLSKSIIVAHARDGVEMQKEYKLPKPIRDIAEQHHGTTFLHYFYHKALKLAEDKGVEPDFTEEDFRYPGPKAQSKESAVVGIADSVEAAVRSLRKPTVVQVETMIEKIIKSRLDDHQFDECDLTLKELDIISRTLKETVMGIFHSRIEYPEDVRKPKKEEGAIKNEPERRLEQ; encoded by the coding sequence ATGGCCTCAAAGCAACCATCGAAATTAAGCGGATTTGTATATAGCAGCAGCGGATGGAAGTATAGCGCGGTGACACGCTATGCTCTTTTCCTGTTACTGGCCGTTGTTTTCTACCTCAGCCTGTCCTCTGATCTGCTGCCCAAAAGGTATGATATCAAAGAGGGAACACGCAGTGCCAAGGAGATTACAGCTCCCAAGCAAATCCTGGACACCAACGCCAAGCTCAAGGCCCAGGAGACTGCTGCAGAGAATGTGACCAACCGTTATGCCATTATTCCTATCCGGGCGGAGAATCTAGTAACTCTGCTGCTGGACCGGATCGGCGGGCTGAATCAGGATGATACGATTTCACAGAGTGAGAAGACGGAGATTTACCGGGAGGAGATTCCGCGGCGGGCGAATGATTTTATTCTTAATTTCGTGGCTGCCAGCCAGAAGGCCGGGACTTACTCCGAGCATCTGCTGAATGAAATGCAGTCCGTCATCAAGGATCAGGCCTACGTCATTCCGGAAGAGACCTATATCAAGATCCCGCGCCTGACTCAGCAGGATATCATCGAAATGAAGCCGGTGGCCCGGGATATTGTCACCAAGCTGATGAATGACCAGATTACCGATGCCCAGAGCGCTCGCGCCAAGGTGGCCGAGCAGGTCAGCGTCAGTTCGCTGGGCCAGCGGACCGCCCGTGAGGTGGTGCAGGAGCTGGTGCGGCTGGTAATCACTGCGAATAAATTCTATGACGAGGATGCCACCAAGGAAGCGAAGGTGCAGGCCCGTCAGAATACGCCGGATGTGTTCATCGAGCAGGGGGATGTGCTGGTTGCCAAGAATCAGGAGATTACCCCTGAGCTGTACAAGCTGCTGGATGAGAACGGGCTGCTCAGCAAAGAGATTAATTACTGGCCGCAACTTGGGCTGCTGCTGCTCTCTGCACTGTTGTCCTTTGGTCTGATGACCTTCATCCGCTACAATGGCGGAGCCTCAGGCTTCAAATACAATAACTCCCAGCTGCTTATGCTGGTACTGGTCTTTATTATTACGATTGTTATGATGAAGCTGACGGCCTTCCTGCAGACGGATGTGCGGACGTATATCGGCTATCTGGCACCCGTGGCTCTAGGCGCGATGCTGATCTCCATGCTGCTGGACATGACTTTAGCCTATTTCTGTTCCATTCTGTTCAGCATTCTGGCCAGTATCCTGCTGAATGTTCAGCAGAATACTATCTTTGATTTCACCTTCGGCTTCTTTGCCCTAATCGTAAGTTATGTTGCCATCTTCTCGACGCACCGTGCCGGACAGCGCTCAACACTGCTAAAGGGCGGTATTATGGTGTCCCTGCTAGGCTGCCTGACCGTAGCCATTCTGACGATGCTGAGCGGGGGCGTATGGAACGAGACGAATACGTTATATGCCCTGGGCTTTTCCTTTGCCGGGGGGCTGCTTACCGCAGTGCTGGTTATTGGCCTGATGCCGTTCTTCGAGGTGACGTTCGGCATTCTGTCGGCGCTGAAGCTCGTAGAGCTGTCTAACCCGAACCACCCGCTGCTGCGCAAGCTGCTTACTGAGACGCCGGGAACCTATCACCACAGCGTAATGGTAGGCAATCTGTCCGAGGCTGCGGCCGAAGCGATTGGTGCAGACGGCTTGCTGTGCCGGGTAGGCTCGTATTATCATGACATCGGTAAGACGAAGCGCCCGTTCTATTTCATAGAGAACCAGAACAATATGGAGAATCCGCATGACTCGATTGAGCCGAAGCTGAGCAAATCGATCATTGTGGCCCACGCCCGGGACGGGGTGGAGATGCAGAAGGAATACAAGCTGCCAAAGCCGATCCGCGATATAGCGGAGCAGCATCACGGCACGACATTCCTGCATTATTTTTATCATAAGGCATTGAAGCTTGCAGAGGACAAGGGTGTAGAGCCGGACTTCACGGAGGAGGATTTCCGTTATCCCGGCCCGAAGGCACAGTCGAAGGAATCCGCCGTTGTCGGGATCGCCGACAGTGTGGAGGCCGCCGTCCGTTCGCTCCGTAAGCCAACCGTGGTGCAGGTGGAGACCATGATTGAGAAGATTATCAAAAGCCGGCTGGATGACCATCAGTTCGATGAATGCGATCTGACGCTCAAGGAGCTGGATATTATTTCGCGGACATTGAAAGAGACAGTAATGGGCATTTTCCATTCCCGGATTGAATACCCCGAGGATGTGCGCAAGCCCAAAAAAGAGGAAGGGGCCATCAAAAATGAGCCTGAGCGTCGTTTGGAACAATGA
- the ybeY gene encoding rRNA maturation RNase YbeY — MSLSVVWNNEQDEYEINGDLIELLERILRAAGDAEGIDSGEVDLTFVNNERIHELNLEYRGIDRPTDVLSFAMNEAGEDELEIRYGLADEDEELEEVPNVLGDIIISVTRAQEQAEEYGHSLERELGFLFVHGFLHLLGYDHQEPEAEAEMMSKQEKALAQVGLTR, encoded by the coding sequence ATGAGCCTGAGCGTCGTTTGGAACAATGAACAGGATGAATATGAAATTAACGGCGATCTGATCGAGCTGCTGGAGCGGATTCTTCGGGCAGCAGGGGATGCTGAAGGGATTGACTCCGGGGAAGTGGATCTGACCTTCGTCAATAACGAACGCATTCACGAGCTGAATCTGGAGTACCGCGGCATTGACCGTCCGACAGATGTGCTCTCCTTCGCGATGAATGAGGCAGGAGAAGACGAGCTGGAGATCCGGTACGGCTTAGCAGATGAAGACGAAGAGCTGGAAGAAGTACCGAATGTGCTTGGGGATATTATCATCTCGGTTACGCGGGCGCAGGAGCAGGCTGAGGAATACGGCCATTCGCTGGAGCGTGAGCTGGGCTTCCTGTTCGTCCACGGATTCCTGCATTTGCTGGGCTATGACCATCAGGAGCCGGAGGCTGAGGCCGAAATGATGTCCAAGCAGGAGAAGGCGCTGGCTCAGGTCGGGTTGACACGCTAA
- a CDS encoding diacylglycerol kinase family protein, protein MVKNTAVGHKKFWHSFRFAAHGIAAAFKSELNMKVHSGLAVLVVIAAAVFRLPLASWMLLLLSITLVLTAELLNTAIEATIDLVSPEIHPLAKKAKDTAAGAVLLTAVFAVIAGIYVFYHPVMDWITGLMS, encoded by the coding sequence ATGGTCAAAAATACGGCGGTGGGCCATAAAAAATTCTGGCATTCCTTTCGCTTCGCAGCACACGGGATTGCAGCAGCCTTCAAATCGGAGCTGAACATGAAGGTGCACAGCGGCCTTGCTGTTCTTGTAGTGATTGCCGCCGCTGTGTTCAGGCTTCCGCTGGCAAGCTGGATGCTGCTGTTGCTGTCCATTACGCTGGTTCTGACTGCGGAGCTGCTGAACACGGCGATTGAAGCAACAATTGATCTGGTTTCGCCTGAGATACATCCCTTGGCCAAGAAGGCCAAAGATACCGCCGCAGGCGCCGTGCTGCTTACGGCGGTGTTTGCCGTGATTGCCGGAATCTATGTTTTTTATCATCCCGTGATGGACTGGATCACCGGTCTTATGTCATAA
- a CDS encoding cytidine deaminase yields MDSALLLQEAIKARANAYIPYSRFGVGAALLDQDGKVHHGCNIENAAYGPTNCGERTAMFRAIADGHKPGTFKAIAVVADTDGPVSPCGVCRQVMVELCGPDMPVILGNLKGDIVETTVRDLLPGAFGPADLAQGQSAE; encoded by the coding sequence ATGGATTCTGCGCTACTACTTCAGGAAGCGATTAAGGCAAGAGCCAATGCATATATACCCTATTCCCGCTTCGGGGTGGGTGCAGCGCTGCTGGATCAGGACGGCAAGGTCCACCACGGCTGTAACATCGAGAATGCCGCTTACGGTCCCACCAACTGCGGCGAACGGACGGCCATGTTCCGCGCCATTGCGGACGGGCATAAGCCCGGTACCTTCAAAGCTATCGCAGTCGTAGCGGACACGGATGGTCCTGTATCGCCTTGCGGCGTCTGCCGCCAGGTGATGGTCGAGCTGTGCGGCCCCGATATGCCGGTCATTCTCGGCAACCTGAAGGGCGATATTGTGGAGACTACTGTGCGTGACCTGCTCCCTGGTGCCTTCGGCCCGGCGGATCTGGCGCAGGGACAGAGCGCGGAGTGA